One genomic segment of Vespa velutina chromosome 10, iVesVel2.1, whole genome shotgun sequence includes these proteins:
- the LOC124952584 gene encoding zinc finger protein 70-like isoform X4 gives MEHALCNKIHKYLPIHISENDTLPLQLCYHCAATLLAWHELAEGCLSAERRLLEIQTSSQNKQYFQPQSTDESVTLPETTVSHVTEKVFTSQESEVKNEAYESKEAANDSNRWQPEDNSIIQISTIQLEDSKIERLQYLQCVQCEIIFTDIKCLINHMNAQHSAGMHYCSHCKLAYNGSSKAFEEHLTAHYNTTYAVSKHIRSENQIPLMEEFKTESNNGELQKEEEEINIEVVSCNEQLSFTCHLCNKSYKKKSELKKHVILHDDIIQAQNRDEAELIHKAKQIINNRISYKCELCKKVIFTKRGFLRHMRVHSGKRPCKCELCGKCYRIEQDLARHIRDVHEGLKKYPCDICGRAFANKGAKDDHRRIHTGERPYACKHCPKTFRTLNSIYIHNRVHTNYKPHKCSYCGKYFRSRQRLNNHETTHTGVKAFSCEICGKSFPVKGEVMRHHATHNQEKPFNCKGCGMKFGQKRYLRNHIKQHHKEESYALLAELSEKHNK, from the exons ATGGAACATGCACTATGTAAcaagatacataaatatttacctATACat atttctGAGAATGACACATTACCTTTGCAATTATGTTACCATTGTGCAGCTACATTATTAGCATGGCATGAATTAGCTGAAGGATGTTTAAGTGCAGAACGCCGATTGCTTGAGATACAAACCTCATCTCAAAACAAACAg TACTTTCAACCACAGTCAACAGATGAATCAGTAACTCTGCCAGAAACTACTGTATCTCATGTTACAGAAAAAGTTTTT acCAGTCAAGAAAGTGAAGTTAAAAATGAGGCATATGAAAGCAAGGAAGCTGCTAATGATTCAAACAG atgGCAACCAGAGGATAACagtattatacaaatttccaCAATCCAACTAGAAGActcaaaaatagaaagattacAATATCTTCAATGTGTTCAATGTGAAATAATATTCACAGATATTAAATGTCTTATAAATCATATGAATGCACAACACAGTGCTGGAATGCATTATTGTTCTCATTGCAAATTAGCATATAATGGATCAAGCAAAGCTTTCGAAGAACACTTAACTGCTCACTATAATACCACATATGCTGTTTCAAAGCATATACGATCGGAAAATCAAATTCCATTGATGGAAGAATTTAAAACTGAATCCAATAATGGTgaattacaaaaagaagaagaagaaattaatatagaagTGGTATCTTGCAATGAACAATTATCGTTTACTTGTCACTTatgtaataaaagttataagaagaaaagtgaattaaaaaaacatgTAATCTTACATGATGATATAATCCAAGCACAGAATCGTGATGAAGCAGAGTTAATACACAAAGCAAAgcaaattattaacaatcgtatttcatataaatgtgaattatgtaaaaaagttatattcaCAAAGCGTGGTTTTTTGCGTCATATGAGGGTACACTCCGGGAAACGTCCATGTAAATGTGAATTGTGTGGAAAATGTTATCGTATCGAACAAGACTTAGCACGTCATATCAGAGACGTTCATGAAGGTTTGAAAAAATATCCATGTGACATTTGTGGTAGAGCATTTGCTAATAAAGGTGCAAAAGATGATCACAGAAGAATACATACGGGAGAACGACCATATGCTTGTAAACATTGTCCCAAAACATTTCGTACTttaaattctatatacatTCACAATCGTGTACATACTAATTATAAGCCTCATAAATGTTCATATTGTGGTAAATACTTTAGAAGTAGGCAACGATTGAATAATCATGAAACAACTCATACAGGTGTAAAAGCGTTTTCATGTGAAATTTGTGGTAAGTCGTTTCCGGTTAAAGGAGAGGTCATGCGACATCACGCTACTCATAATCAAGAAAAACCATTTAATTGTAAAGGTTGTGGCATGAAATTCGGACAAAAAAGATACTTACGAAATCATATAAAACAACATCATAAAGAAGAATCTTATGCATTATTAGCAGAATTATCAGAGAAacataataagtaa
- the LOC124952584 gene encoding zinc finger protein 70-like isoform X1: METGSSVILDTCGDDSVLLQTVKNIVNQNQHNELEPEEEEFFLVTDVENEHHRNIDVTNDNSVCNLNESLEKISWTGLCRICANVNDHLIPIFEGEGMEHALCNKIHKYLPIHISENDTLPLQLCYHCAATLLAWHELAEGCLSAERRLLEIQTSSQNKQYFQPQSTDESVTLPETTVSHVTEKVFTSQESEVKNEAYESKEAANDSNRWQPEDNSIIQISTIQLEDSKIERLQYLQCVQCEIIFTDIKCLINHMNAQHSAGMHYCSHCKLAYNGSSKAFEEHLTAHYNTTYAVSKHIRSENQIPLMEEFKTESNNGELQKEEEEINIEVVSCNEQLSFTCHLCNKSYKKKSELKKHVILHDDIIQAQNRDEAELIHKAKQIINNRISYKCELCKKVIFTKRGFLRHMRVHSGKRPCKCELCGKCYRIEQDLARHIRDVHEGLKKYPCDICGRAFANKGAKDDHRRIHTGERPYACKHCPKTFRTLNSIYIHNRVHTNYKPHKCSYCGKYFRSRQRLNNHETTHTGVKAFSCEICGKSFPVKGEVMRHHATHNQEKPFNCKGCGMKFGQKRYLRNHIKQHHKEESYALLAELSEKHNK; this comes from the exons ATGGAGACTGGGAGTTCAGTTATATTAGATACTTGTGGAGATGATTCGGTCTTGCTTCAAACAGTAAAAAATATAGTTAATCAAAATCAACATAATGAATTGGAGCCAGAGgaggaagaattttttttagtaaCAGATGTTGAAAATGAACATCATAGAAATATAGATGTTACAAATGATAATTCAGTATGTAATCTAAATGAATCCTTAGAAAAGATATCATGGACAGGATTATGTAGAATTTGTGCTAATGTAAATGACCATTTAATTCCAATATTTGAAGGAGAAGGCATGGAACATGCACTATGTAAcaagatacataaatatttacctATACat atttctGAGAATGACACATTACCTTTGCAATTATGTTACCATTGTGCAGCTACATTATTAGCATGGCATGAATTAGCTGAAGGATGTTTAAGTGCAGAACGCCGATTGCTTGAGATACAAACCTCATCTCAAAACAAACAg TACTTTCAACCACAGTCAACAGATGAATCAGTAACTCTGCCAGAAACTACTGTATCTCATGTTACAGAAAAAGTTTTT acCAGTCAAGAAAGTGAAGTTAAAAATGAGGCATATGAAAGCAAGGAAGCTGCTAATGATTCAAACAG atgGCAACCAGAGGATAACagtattatacaaatttccaCAATCCAACTAGAAGActcaaaaatagaaagattacAATATCTTCAATGTGTTCAATGTGAAATAATATTCACAGATATTAAATGTCTTATAAATCATATGAATGCACAACACAGTGCTGGAATGCATTATTGTTCTCATTGCAAATTAGCATATAATGGATCAAGCAAAGCTTTCGAAGAACACTTAACTGCTCACTATAATACCACATATGCTGTTTCAAAGCATATACGATCGGAAAATCAAATTCCATTGATGGAAGAATTTAAAACTGAATCCAATAATGGTgaattacaaaaagaagaagaagaaattaatatagaagTGGTATCTTGCAATGAACAATTATCGTTTACTTGTCACTTatgtaataaaagttataagaagaaaagtgaattaaaaaaacatgTAATCTTACATGATGATATAATCCAAGCACAGAATCGTGATGAAGCAGAGTTAATACACAAAGCAAAgcaaattattaacaatcgtatttcatataaatgtgaattatgtaaaaaagttatattcaCAAAGCGTGGTTTTTTGCGTCATATGAGGGTACACTCCGGGAAACGTCCATGTAAATGTGAATTGTGTGGAAAATGTTATCGTATCGAACAAGACTTAGCACGTCATATCAGAGACGTTCATGAAGGTTTGAAAAAATATCCATGTGACATTTGTGGTAGAGCATTTGCTAATAAAGGTGCAAAAGATGATCACAGAAGAATACATACGGGAGAACGACCATATGCTTGTAAACATTGTCCCAAAACATTTCGTACTttaaattctatatacatTCACAATCGTGTACATACTAATTATAAGCCTCATAAATGTTCATATTGTGGTAAATACTTTAGAAGTAGGCAACGATTGAATAATCATGAAACAACTCATACAGGTGTAAAAGCGTTTTCATGTGAAATTTGTGGTAAGTCGTTTCCGGTTAAAGGAGAGGTCATGCGACATCACGCTACTCATAATCAAGAAAAACCATTTAATTGTAAAGGTTGTGGCATGAAATTCGGACAAAAAAGATACTTACGAAATCATATAAAACAACATCATAAAGAAGAATCTTATGCATTATTAGCAGAATTATCAGAGAAacataataagtaa
- the LOC124952584 gene encoding zinc finger protein 493-like isoform X3 produces the protein METGSSVILDTCGDDSVLLQTVKNIVNQNQHNELEPEEEEFFLVTDVENEHHRNIDVTNDNSVCNLNESLEKISWTGLCRICANVNDHLIPIFEGEGMEHALCNKIHKYLPIHISENDTLPLQLCYHCAATLLAWHELAEGCLSAERRLLEIQTSSQNKQYFQPQSTDESVTLPETTVSHVTEKVFTSQESEVKNEAYESKEAANDSNRSSSNRTPFKMFLEMHNIFWKPYKKRCQLQQKKSNMGGDCGSIWIAVMDTTLEHPSITDLQQNNDTDVKGEICEEYKQNNAKILDREQNTCMVAFLPNVNNESQKTKICKTSLNDTKDTNEQIKKQKNFSDTQESYQCIECGKFFKLKDSYLRHMRIHKDERPFTCHVCGKQFRDSGGLSRHLKDVHAKLKNFMCDICGKSFASKATRDDHRRTHTGERPYICDSCGKTFKSKASLYIHSKLHTNEFPHPCTYCNKKFRRRQEMLAHVTTHTGEKNYGCDICSKRFRVKSELVRHKLVHSETKPFVCVKCMVQQ, from the exons ATGGAGACTGGGAGTTCAGTTATATTAGATACTTGTGGAGATGATTCGGTCTTGCTTCAAACAGTAAAAAATATAGTTAATCAAAATCAACATAATGAATTGGAGCCAGAGgaggaagaattttttttagtaaCAGATGTTGAAAATGAACATCATAGAAATATAGATGTTACAAATGATAATTCAGTATGTAATCTAAATGAATCCTTAGAAAAGATATCATGGACAGGATTATGTAGAATTTGTGCTAATGTAAATGACCATTTAATTCCAATATTTGAAGGAGAAGGCATGGAACATGCACTATGTAAcaagatacataaatatttacctATACat atttctGAGAATGACACATTACCTTTGCAATTATGTTACCATTGTGCAGCTACATTATTAGCATGGCATGAATTAGCTGAAGGATGTTTAAGTGCAGAACGCCGATTGCTTGAGATACAAACCTCATCTCAAAACAAACAg TACTTTCAACCACAGTCAACAGATGAATCAGTAACTCTGCCAGAAACTACTGTATCTCATGTTACAGAAAAAGTTTTT acCAGTCAAGAAAGTGAAGTTAAAAATGAGGCATATGAAAGCAAGGAAGCTGCTAATGATTCAAACAG GTCCAGTAGCAACCGGACACCATTTAAAATGTTCCTTGAAATGCACAATATATTTTGGAAgccatataaaaaaagatgccAGCTACAGCAAAAGAAATCTAATATGGGTGGAGATTGTGGTTCTATTTGGATTGCTGTAATGGATACAACGCTTGAACATCCTTCTATAACTGATCTACAGCAAAATAATGATACAGATGTTAAAGGAGAAATATGTGAAgaatacaaacaaaataatgcCAAAATTCTAGATCGAGAACAAAATACATGTATGGTAGCATTTCTTCcaaatgtaaataatgaaTCACAGAAAACAAAGATATGTAAAACTTCCTTAAATGATACTAAAGACACTAATGagcaaataaagaaacaaaaaaatttttctgatACACAAGAATCATATCAATGTATTGAAtgtggaaaattttttaaattaaaagattcaTATTTAAGGCACATGAGGATACATAAAGATGAAAGACCATTTACTTGTCATGTATGTGGAAAACAATTTCGTGATTCTGGTGGGCTTTCGAGACACTTAAAAGATGTACATGCAAagcttaaaaattttatgtgCGATATTTGTGGCAAATCATTTGCATCAAAAGCTACAAGAGATGATCATCGTCGTACACATACAGGAGAAAGACCTTACATTTGTGACTCCTGTGGTAAAACATTTAAGTCAAAAGCTTCACTTTATATTCATAGCAAATTACATACAAATGAATTTCCACATCCATGCACTTActgcaataaaaaatttcgtagACGTCAAGAAATGTTAGCTCATGTAACAACACACACAGGAGAGAAGAATTATGGATGTGATATATGTTCAAAAAGATTTAGAGTGAAATCAGAACTAGTTAGGCATAAGCTTGTTCACTCTGAAACTAAGCCATTTGTTTGCGTTAAAT GTATGGTTCAACAATGA
- the LOC124952584 gene encoding zinc finger protein 432-like isoform X2, which yields METGSSVILDTCGDDSVLLQTVKNIVNQNQHNELEPEEEEFFLVTDVENEHHRNIDVTNDNSVCNLNESLEKISWTGLCRICANVNDHLIPIFEGEGMEHALCNKIHKYLPIHISENDTLPLQLCYHCAATLLAWHELAEGCLSAERRLLEIQTSSQNKQYFQPQSTDESVTLPETTVSHVTEKVFTSQESEVKNEAYESKEAANDSNRSSSNRTPFKMFLEMHNIFWKPYKKRCQLQQKKSNMGGDCGSIWIAVMDTTLEHPSITDLQQNNDTDVKGEICEEYKQNNAKILDREQNTCMVAFLPNVNNESQKTKICKTSLNDTKDTNEQIKKQKNFSDTQESYQCIECGKFFKLKDSYLRHMRIHKDERPFTCHVCGKQFRDSGGLSRHLKDVHAKLKNFMCDICGKSFASKATRDDHRRTHTGERPYICDSCGKTFKSKASLYIHSKLHTNEFPHPCTYCNKKFRRRQEMLAHVTTHTGEKNYGCDICSKRFRVKSELVRHKLVHSETKPFVCVKCGLAFRQKRYLNNHIKSRHVDLLQMG from the exons ATGGAGACTGGGAGTTCAGTTATATTAGATACTTGTGGAGATGATTCGGTCTTGCTTCAAACAGTAAAAAATATAGTTAATCAAAATCAACATAATGAATTGGAGCCAGAGgaggaagaattttttttagtaaCAGATGTTGAAAATGAACATCATAGAAATATAGATGTTACAAATGATAATTCAGTATGTAATCTAAATGAATCCTTAGAAAAGATATCATGGACAGGATTATGTAGAATTTGTGCTAATGTAAATGACCATTTAATTCCAATATTTGAAGGAGAAGGCATGGAACATGCACTATGTAAcaagatacataaatatttacctATACat atttctGAGAATGACACATTACCTTTGCAATTATGTTACCATTGTGCAGCTACATTATTAGCATGGCATGAATTAGCTGAAGGATGTTTAAGTGCAGAACGCCGATTGCTTGAGATACAAACCTCATCTCAAAACAAACAg TACTTTCAACCACAGTCAACAGATGAATCAGTAACTCTGCCAGAAACTACTGTATCTCATGTTACAGAAAAAGTTTTT acCAGTCAAGAAAGTGAAGTTAAAAATGAGGCATATGAAAGCAAGGAAGCTGCTAATGATTCAAACAG GTCCAGTAGCAACCGGACACCATTTAAAATGTTCCTTGAAATGCACAATATATTTTGGAAgccatataaaaaaagatgccAGCTACAGCAAAAGAAATCTAATATGGGTGGAGATTGTGGTTCTATTTGGATTGCTGTAATGGATACAACGCTTGAACATCCTTCTATAACTGATCTACAGCAAAATAATGATACAGATGTTAAAGGAGAAATATGTGAAgaatacaaacaaaataatgcCAAAATTCTAGATCGAGAACAAAATACATGTATGGTAGCATTTCTTCcaaatgtaaataatgaaTCACAGAAAACAAAGATATGTAAAACTTCCTTAAATGATACTAAAGACACTAATGagcaaataaagaaacaaaaaaatttttctgatACACAAGAATCATATCAATGTATTGAAtgtggaaaattttttaaattaaaagattcaTATTTAAGGCACATGAGGATACATAAAGATGAAAGACCATTTACTTGTCATGTATGTGGAAAACAATTTCGTGATTCTGGTGGGCTTTCGAGACACTTAAAAGATGTACATGCAAagcttaaaaattttatgtgCGATATTTGTGGCAAATCATTTGCATCAAAAGCTACAAGAGATGATCATCGTCGTACACATACAGGAGAAAGACCTTACATTTGTGACTCCTGTGGTAAAACATTTAAGTCAAAAGCTTCACTTTATATTCATAGCAAATTACATACAAATGAATTTCCACATCCATGCACTTActgcaataaaaaatttcgtagACGTCAAGAAATGTTAGCTCATGTAACAACACACACAGGAGAGAAGAATTATGGATGTGATATATGTTCAAAAAGATTTAGAGTGAAATCAGAACTAGTTAGGCATAAGCTTGTTCACTCTGAAACTAAGCCATTTGTTTGCGTTAAATGTGGGTTGGCTTTTCGTCAAAaacgttatttaaataatcacaTTAAAAGCAGACATGTCGACTTACTACAAATGGGCTAA
- the LOC124952585 gene encoding origin recognition complex subunit 2 yields MAQNNENLRRSTRIKALSKSENIETNKGNLQDNLIDSTIREKDLLQEEIKEQIENIDKDIHKPIELFSENDVSGKNMYQFETPKKDGMVQKAYLSRKSFDMQKTRIYKDKTNKDTDVKNSTINKSINKRKTLPEIEIISSDSESVSEESEFVPSEDETSTKSEYESSDYSDLSNDENFSKQSKLKTIQHRSNLESKLITTPRRSETKYKTPCKDYHIKTDEYFENQSQKVVTSNHTLARLRNSRFTRDKLQELLGNQNHIKEEHKKLIYSLSEDYREFFPMWYFIMEEGYTLLLHGLGSKRNLINDFHNQFISNHPTLVIDGFFPSLTIKDILDGIITDILELNVPANITECIELIKKILKKNPKDRLYLLIHNIDGIMLRSNKAQDTLSTLARISNLCIMGSIDHINAPLLWDHMKHSKYNFYWWDATTLLPYEAETSYESSLLIQHSGALALSSLRNVFLSLTSNARAIYKLLIQYQLDNSNASDFSGMAFKDLYRISREGFLVSTDLALRAQLTEFIDHKLVRTKRNKDGTECLIIPLNNNLLKQFLEQHEN; encoded by the exons atggcacaaaataatgaaaatttacgacGTTCCACTAGAATAAAGGCGCTCAGTAAATCTGAAAACATTGAAACGAATAAAG gAAATCTTCAGGATAATTTGATTGATTCTacaataagagagaaagatctattgcaagaagaaataaaggaacaaattgaaaatattgataaggATATACATAAACCAATTG aattatttagtGAAAATGATGTTAGTGGTAAAAATATGTATCAGTTTGAAACGCCTAAGAAAGATGGTATGGTACAAAAGGCATATTTGTCTCGTAAATCATTTGATATGCAAAAGACTCGGATATACAAAGATAAAACTAACAAAGACACTGATGTAAAGAATAGTACTATTAATAAgtcaattaataaaagaaaaactcttCCTGAAATag agatAATTTCAAGCGACAGCGAGAGTGTATCTGAAGAAAGTGAATTTGTACCATCAGAGGATGAAACAAGTACGAAGTCAGAGTATGAAAGTAGTGATTATTCTGATCTAAgtaatgatgaaaattttagcaaacaaagtaaattaaaaactaTACAACATAGATCTAATCTAGAATCTAAGTTAATAACTACTCCAAGAAGATCAGAGACCAAATATAAAACTCCTTGCAAAGATTAT CATATAAAAACTGATGAATATTTTGAGAATCAATCGCAAAAAGTTGTTACATCAAATCATACGCTTGCACGTCTTCGTAATTCCCGTTTTACCAGAGATAAATTACAAGAATTATTAGGAAATCAAAATCATATCAAAGAAGAACATAAAAAGCTTATCTATTCTCTTTCAGAAGATTATCGTGAATTCTTTCCCATGTGGTACTTCATTATGGa aGAAGGATATACTTTGTTGTTGCACGGTTTGggatcaaaaagaaatttaattaatgattttcataatcaatttatttctaatcatcCAACTTTAGTAATCGATGGCTTTTTTCCCAGTTTAACAATAAAAGAT attCTTGATGGTATAATAACAGATATTTTGGAATTGAATGTACCAGCCAATATAACAGAATGTATTGaactcattaaaaaaatattaaagaagaatCCAAAGGaccgattatatttattaattcataatatagATGGTATAATGTTGCGCTCTAACAAAGCACAGGATACGCTTAGCACTCTTGCCAGAATATCAAATCTTTGTATAATGGGATCTATTGATCATATAAATGCACCGCTTT TATGGGATCATATGAAGCATTcaaagtataatttttattggtgGGATGCTACAACGCTTTTGCCATATGAAGCGGAGACTTCTTATGAGAGTTCCCTATTAATACAACACAGTGGAGCTCTTGCTTTATCATCGCTTCGTAATGTATTCCTCTCTTTGACATCGAATGCTCGAGCCATATATAAACTCTTAATACAGTATCAGTTGGATAATAGTAATGCTAGTGATTTCTCag GAATGGcatttaaagatttatatcgaatatcaCGAGAAGGCTTTCTCGTGAGTACTGATTTAGCTCTAAGAGCACAACTAACAGAATTCATAGATCATAAATTAGTACGAACGAAACGTAACAAGGATGGTACAGAATGTCTAATAATTccacttaataataatttgttgaaACAATTCCTTGAACAACATGAAAactaa